GAGAGCGAGTCACGAGGAATGGTGGGACGACCTGGAGCCTCGTACTGTCGGGTGACGGCAAAGCCGGGACCGCGGGTCATGCGACGACGCAATCGACGGCGGGGTACAGGTCGGTCGACCAGCGTGGGAGTGGTGGTCATGGGCCCTCCTCAAAGTGAAACGGGCAGATAAAAGAAGCAGTAATCAACAGCCATGAGATTCGAGCGCTCTCGGTCAGCGCCAGACTTTGTATCGGAGCGCTTGGAGGTCGGGCTCGATGTAGTCCACGTCGTACAGGACCATGAAAACGGCACCGTTGGGCACGTTGGTGGCGAGCACGGTCCGCTTCCATGCCGGGGTCGAACAGGCGCGAACCGGCTCGGTGTAGGTCGGGTCGGTGCCGTCCTTGGACAGGAACGCCACCAGGAACGTCTGGCACCGGTCGCGGGGAACGCGCGGGTCACGGATGTGGGAAACGGCGATCGTCGTGCAGCGGGAGCGGGGCACCGTGATCGGTTTCGAAGCGACACGACCCGCCTCGTAGAACGCGATGTCTGGTCGGGTGGGCAGGCATCTGTTGCCGTGTCCTGCGCTGCTGGAGGCGGGTTGGTGGGCGGCGGCGGGGGTGAGGGGAGTCAGGGCAGCCAATCCGGCTGCCGCGAGTACGGTCGTGGCCGATACGAATCGTTTCATGAAAATTACTATCTTCTGTCCGGCGTTTTTTTATTCGTCTCATTTCTGACAGATTGCCGGATCCAGAATTGGCCTACCGGTTGCGTCCCGGGAAGTTCGTCGAAGAAATCCAAGAAAAGGTGTCCGATCGGCGCGCTCGCGTTCGTAGCAGGAGTACGGCCGCTCGTACGGGGGCGGCGCCCGCTGTCTCGACTCCACAGGAGATGACTTCCGATGCAGTACCTGGTTTCGGTGATCGACGACAAGGACAACCCCGGCAGCACGGACAGCAGGCCCGCCATCAGCGCGTTCAACGAGCGACTGATCGCCGAGGGTTACTGGGTATTCGCGGGCGGACTCGCGGACACCGACACCGCCACCGTCATCGACAACCGGGGCGAGCAGGCGGTGTTCAGCGACGGGCCGTTCGTGGAGTCGAAGGAGTACCTCGCCGGCGTCTGGGTGTGGGAGGCACCCGACTTGGATGTGGTGCTCAAACTCGCCGCCGAGGCGTCAAAGGTCTGCGACCGGAAGATCGAGGTGCGGCCGTTCCAGTGAGCGACCTCGAGGAGGCGATCACCCGGGCCCACCGCGGCGAGTGGGCACGAGTGTCGCCGGCCTGGCGCGGCGGTTCGGGGACCTCGACGTCGCCGAGGACGCGGCGGCCGAGGCGTTCGCGATCGCCGTCGAACGGTGGCCGACCGACGGGGTACCGCCCAACCCCGGCGCCTGGCTGACCACCACCGCCGCCGCGACCAACTGCGGTAGCGCACCCGATCACCATCCCGCGCGCGGCGGTGGCCGACCCCCGGGCCGCCCTGCCGATGCCTGCTGAGCCGAGGAGTACCGGCATGACCAGACCATTCCGCTTCGGGGTCGTGGCCCCGCTCACGACCGACCTGCCGACGTGGCTGGCCCACGTGCGCCGCATCGCCGACAGCGGCTACTCGACGCTGCTGATGCCGGACGTCCCGCGATGGCAACCCGCGCCCGGCCCCACGCTGGCCGCCGCCGCGGCCCTGACCGACCTGCGCGTCGGCACCTGGGTGTACGCCTCCCCGCTCCGCCCGGCGTGGATGACGGCGTGGGAAGCGCACTCGCTGTCGGTGCTCACCGACGGTCGCTTCGAGCTGGGCATCGGCACCGGCCGGCCGGGAATCGAGGACGAGCTCCGCGAACTCCGACTGCCCGCGGTCCCGCCGAGCGAGCGGCTGGCTCGGGTACGGGAGACCGTCAGCGCACTGCGAGAGCTCGACGGCCCCGACCGTCACACGCCGGTGGTGATGGCCGTCAGCGGTCCGAAGGCTCGGGCTCTGGCGGCCGACGTCGCGGACACGGTCACCTTCGCCCTGCACGAGGTGCCTCGGGGCGAGGTCGCGCGCCTGGCACACGACGTCCGCGCCGTCCGGGACCTCGAACTCGCGCTCCACGTACCGGTGGTCGGTGACACGGTCGCACCGTTCATGGCGCATCCCGCCACCGACCCTGCTGCGCTCCGCGCGATGGACTCGCTGGCGGTACTTCCGGCTGACCCGACGGCGGCCGCCGAGGAAATCCAGCGGCGACGGGAGGAGACCGGCTTCTCCTACTTCGTCTTCGGCGCCCACGTCGCCGACGCGTTCGCTCCGGTCGTCGCCGAGCTCGCCGGACGTTAGGGCGCGTTTCCCAGGCCCGCTCGTTTCAGCGGCGGGCCGACGGCTCGGCGGTCCCCGCGGCGTCCGAGGGCACGACGGCGTCGGCGGCTTGCGCCGGGGTCAACCGGGGGTAGAGCACCGCGATCAGCGCGACCCCCACCGCACCCCCGACCAGCTGCGCCGCGATGAACGCCGGTGCCGACGACGGGGCGATCCCGGCGAAGGTGTCGGAGAACATGCGGCCGACCGTGATCGCGGGGTTGGCGAAGCTGGTCGAGGAGGTGAACCAGTAGGCCGCGCCGATGTAGGCCGCGACGGCCGCCGGTGCGGTCGCGGCTCGGCCGGAGCGGGCGAGGGAGAAGATCACGAGCACCAGGCCGGCGGTGGCCACGACCTCGGCGAGCAGATGTGGGCCGGTGGCCCGCTCGGTGCCGCTGACGCTGACCGCAGGCTGGGCGAACATCGCGTTGGCCAGCACGGCTCCCGCGACACAGCCGACGATCTGCACCGGCACGTAGGCGGCGGCGGTACGCCACGGCAGCCCGCCGAACGCGGCGTCGGCCAGCGAGACGACCGGGTTGAAGTGGGCGCCGCTGACCGGTCCGAACATCAGGATGATCGCGAACAACCCGGCCGCGGTGGCGGCGGCGTTCTCCAGCAGCTGCAGCCCGACGTCGTCGGAGAGCTGCTGCGCCGCGATGCCGGATCCGACGACCAGCGCCGCGAGCAGCGCGCTACCCAAGCCCTCGGCGAGTAGTGGTCGGACCAGCGGAAAGGGGACCCGGCCCTTGACTCCAGACATGCGCACACCATACTTGGCTCAAGATTTATTGAGTCAATAGCGATTGAGGTGAATGTCGGGTGGGCGTGTCCGAGGACGTCCGGCGCCGGGCGGCGCTGCACGCCGCACTCGGCGAACCGGTCCGTCTGGCGATCGCCGACCGGCTCGCCTTCGGCGACGCTTCACCCGGCGAACTCGGCGCCGCGCTCGACGTCCCGACCAACCTCCTCGCCCATCACGTCCGCGTCCTGGAGGAAGCCGGAGTGATCCGGCGAGGCCGTTCGGAAGGCGACCGGCGACGCAGCTACCTCCGCCTGGCGCTCGACGACCCCCGGGTGGCTCGCCTGACCGCTCCGTTGCCGACGCCTCGGCGTGCGGCCGCTGATCAGACCGGCTCGAGCGCCGAGCGGGTCGTCTTCGTCTGCACTCGCAACTCCGCACGCTCGCAGCTGGCCACCGCCGCGTGGGCCCGCGTCAGCCCCGTACCCACCGCCTCGGCGGGAACCCATCCGGCGCCGCGGGTCCATCCGCGGGCCGTGCGCATCGCGCACCGGCACGGCCTGCACCTCGACGCCGCCGGAACCGCACGCCTCGACGAGGTCGTCCGCACCGGCGACCTCGTCGTCGCGGTCTGCGACAACGCCCACGAGGAACTCGCCGGCCCGTCGAGCCGCCTGCACTGGTCGATTCCCGATCCGGCGCCGCTCGATACCGACGAGGCCTTCGAAGCCGCCTACCAGCTGATCACCGAACGCGTCGACCGACTCGCCCACGCCGTCCACACCGACGCGCTCCCGGCCTGAACTCCGAGTAAGGAACCCCGTCATGGCTGACAAGCCCAGTGTCCTGTTCGTCTGCGTCCACAACGCCGGCCGCTCCCAGATGGCCGCCGGGTGGCTCACCCACCTGGCCGGCGACACCGTCGAGGTCCGCTCCGCCGGATCGGCCCCCGCCGACTCGATCAACCCGGTGGCGGTCGAGGCGATGCGCGAGGTCGGCATCGACATCACCGACCAGAAGCCGAAGATCCTCACCACCGACGCCGTCCAGGCCTCGGACGTCGTCATCACGATGGGCTGCGGCGACACCTGCCCGATCTTCCCCGGCAAGCGCTACGAGGACTGGGAGCTCACCGACCCGGCCGGCCAGGGCATCGAGACCGTCCGCGCGGTCCGCGACGAGATCCGCGGCCGCATCGAGAAGCTCCTCGCCGAACTGGGCGACGCGCCGCGCGCCTGACGCGTCGAGGGCTCAGCGTCGGGCGGTGACCGCGGTCGCCCGGTCCGGCGTCCGCGCCGACCGGGCGGCCGACACCGCCCACCGCGCCAGGAGCAGCACGGTGGTCACCTCGGCCAGCCCGAGCAGCCGCTCCACCCCGCCCAGCGGGATCGCCCGCCACCAGCGGACGCCCGTCCACGGCTCGGACAGCAGCGCCCAGAGAATCGGCGAGAAGCAGAGCAGCGAGGCCACCCCGCCCAGAGCGACCAGCCGCGCCGGACGCTGGGCACCCGGCCCGCGCTGGTGCGGCGCCGCGGCCAGCAGCGCGCCGGCGGGCAGGCTCAGGAACGCGAGTAGGCTCGCCGCCCGGTGGACGTCCCCGCTGAACGACGGACCCACCGCCCAGTTGTGCTTCTCGAACCACACCACGCCGACGAGCCCGGCGACCCACAGCAGGAGCGCCACCACCGCCCCCTGGCGTGCCACGCCGGCGCGCCGCAGCGCGGCCAGCACCGCCAGCGACCCCGCGGCGAGCAGCAGCGTCGCGACGTCGAACACCCAGCCGTTGGAGAGCAGCGCGTACGAACTGATCGTGCGGCGGGTCCACCCCAGCGCCGCCGACGGCGGCACCAGGTGCAGCAGCGCGTACAGGGCCAGCGACGCCACCACGCACCCGACGCCCAGGCCGGACAGCGTGAGCACGGCGCGGTATCGGTTCCTCATCGCCGTCCAGCGTGCCACTCGCCGGACGGCGGGCGGGCACGGGACCGTGCCCCCCGCGCGTCGCTCAGGCGACGACGTCCAGTACCCAGACGACGCCGAACCGGTCCCGGAGCATTCCGTAGAGCGGCGCCCAGCCGGCCGGTGCGAGGTCCTGGACGATGGTGGCGCGGTCGGACAGGCTCTTCCAGTAGGACGTGATCTCCTCGGCCGACGTGCCGCGGACCGAGACGAAGAACGCGTTCTGGCCGGGCTCCCACGGCAGGCTGCCCGGGACGTCGTAGGCCATCACCGCGAACCCGTCGGCGCTGCGGACCTGGCCCCACATGATCTCCTCCGCCGCGGCGGGGTCCTGCACATTCTGCGCGTCGGCGTAGCTGACGAGGGTGAGCTCGCCGCCGAAGACGCCTCGGTAGAACTCCAGCGCGGCGCGGGCGTCGCCGCGGAAGTTGAGGTGGGTAGTCGTGGTCACGGCCATGAGGGCTCCTTCGTCGATAGGGACGGCCGCCAGCCTCGGCGGAGAAGAGGACAGGATCTGGCCGCTACTCCGGGCATGCTGGGTGCCATGCGTCACACCTCCGGGCGGCTGCTCGCTCTGCTCTCGCTGCTGCAGGCCCGCCGCGACTGGCCGGGCCAGCTGCTCGCCGAGCGGTTGGACGTCAGCCCGCGCACCGTGCGGCGCGACGTCGACCGGCTGCGCGAGCTCGGCTACCCGATCCGGGCGGTCAAGGGCCCCGACGGCGGCTATCGGCTCGACGCCGGCACCCAGCTGCCGCCCCTGCTCTTCGACGACGAACAAGCGGTAGCGCTGGCCGTGGCGCTGCGGATCGCGGTCACCTCCGGGGCGGGTATCGAGGAGGCCGCCGCCCGAGCGCTGACCACCGTCCGGCAGGTGATGCCCGCCCGCCTGCGGCACCGCATCGACGCCCTGGAGCTGACCGCCGTCGAGCGCGGCGGCGTCCGCACGACGCCCCAGGCCGACAGTGGGGTGCTGCTGACGCTGGGCGCCGCGATCCGCGCCCGCGAGGTGCTGCGCTTCGACTACGCGCCCGCGACGCGCCGGGCCACCGGCGCCGCGGAGGGCGCCACGGACGACGCCGCGCAGGACCTCGTGCCGCCGCGCCAGGTGGAGCCGCACCACCTGGTCACCTGGGGCGGACGGTGGTACCTCGTCGCCTGGGACCTCGACCGGAACGACTGGCGTACGTTCCGCGTCGACCGGATCGTCCCGCGCACCCCGACCGGCCCGCGGTTCACTCCGCGCGAGGTGCCCGGCGGAGAGGTGGCGGCCTTCGTCGCCCATCGTTTCCGTGGCTCCGTCGGGCCGGATCCGTGGCCCTGCCGCGGCGAGGTGATCCTCGCGCTGCCCGCCGAGGTCGTGGCCCGTTACGCCGGCGACGGCGTCGTCGAGGAGCTGGCCCCCGACCGCTGCCGGCTGGTCCTCGGCTCCTGGTCGTGGACCGGGCTGGCCGCCGCCCTCGGCAAGTTCGACGCCGACCTCGAGGTGATCGACCCGCCCGAGCTGCGGCACGCGTTCGCCCGGCTGTCCCGGAGATACGCGGCCGCCGCGGCGTCGAAGGGCACCGCCTCCGCCTAAGGCGGGTCTCCGGCCGGGGCGCCACCGCCGGGAGGTACGGTCGGCACATGCGCCTCCCTACCGCAGCGATCACGGCAGGCTCTCTCATCGGCGGCTGGCAAGTCGCCCGCCGGACCGGCGTCCGGCCCCTCGGCGGCCTCGTCCTCGCGGCCGGCGGCGTCCTGGCGGGGCGTGAGTGGCTCCGCCTGACCAGCCCGGCGGTCACCGGCGCGCTGGTGGCGACGTACGTCGGCGCGTTCGGCCTCTCGCACCCGCTCGCCAAGAAGATCGGCTCCTGGCCGTCGGTGCTGACTGTCTCCGCGCTCACCGCCGCCGCTTCCTACGCCGCCGCGGACCGCCGCACGCTCTCCTGACCAGCGGGGGCCTCGATTGACTGATCGACGGTTGTTGCCGGCGCAGCTCGCCGCCGCGTCGGGCGAGGTGCTGCTGATGGGGCTCACGCCCCCGCGCCGAAGCGTCTCCCCCACCGAGGCGGCCCGGATCGCCGACGTCACGCTGGCCCGCCTGGACGGGCTGGGTCTGGACGGCCTGATCCTCTACGACATCGACGACGAGAGCGACCGCAACCCGGAGCAGCGACCGTTCCCCTACCTCCCGACGATGGACCCCGCCGTGTTCCACGCGGAGTACCTGTCCGCCTGGCGGGAGCCGGTGGTGATCTACCGCTGCGTCGGCAAGTACCCGGAAGCCGATCTCTCCGGCTGGCTGCGCACGGTCGACACCGACCGGGTGCTGAGCGTGTTCGTCGGCTCCTCGTCCTCCGCCAAGCCGGTACACACCCGTCTGAACCGGGCGCTCACACTGCGCGACCAGCTACGCCCCGACCTCGCCCTCGGGGCCGTCGCGATCACCGAGCGATACACCGCACGGGGCGACGAGCACCTGCGGATGGCGACCAAACAAGACTCCGGCTGCTCGTTCTTCGTCTCGCAGATCATCTACAACGTCGACGCGACGAAGAGCCTCGTCTCGGACTACTTCTACTCCTGCGTCGAACGTGGCGCGCAGCCCCGCCCGGTGATCTTCACGCTCTCGGTGTGCGGGTCGCTGAAGACGCTGACCTTCCTGAAATGGCTCGGGGTCGACGTCCCCCGCTGGCTGGAGAACTCACTGCAACGGTCACCGGACCCGCTGACCGACTCCTACCAGCAGTGTCTCGCCAACGCCCGGGAGCTGATCGGCTTCTGCCGGAGCATCGGGATGCCGTTCGGCTTCAACGTCGAGAGCGTCTCGATCCGGAAGGTCGAGATCGACGCGTCGGTGCTGCTCGCCAAGGAGATCGGCGCCCTGCTCCACCGGCTGTGAGCCGGACGACGGACGCGTCACCCCATGACGTCGGGGTGGAAGTAGTCGCGTAGCGACGCGATCAACCCGTCTTGCAGACGGAAAATCTGCACCAGCGACACCGACGAACCGTCGACGAACACCGCGTCGACCTCGGCGATCAGCAGCTCGGACGCCGGCAGGTGCAGCACCAGCCGGGACCGACCGGCGTCCACGGCACCGGTCGCCGGCTGCGGACGCCGGTAGTACTCCCCCAGGCCCCGGCGGATCTCCGCGCGCCCTTTCAGCCGGGCGGGGAACGGATGTCCGGGCGGCACCAGTGGCGCCTCGAAGACACCGTCCTCGGTGAAGAGGTCGGCGACCGCGTCGGCGTCTCGCCGAATCGCCCCCGCCCCGACGTAGCGCTCGTAAATCTCCTGTGGCGACGGCACGACACCTCCCGTTGAGGACCGGTCAGGAATCAAGAAGCACTGGTCACCGGCCCGCGCCTAGCGTGATCGCCATGGACGTCACCGTCCACCGAATCCCCGGAAAGGACCTCACGATGACCGCCATCAAGTCCCTCGTCCTCGAGACCCCCGACGCCGAGGCCGCCGACGTTTTCTACACCACCGCCTTCGGCCTGAACGGCCAGGTGGCCGTCCGCTCCACCGACGCACCGAGCGAGGGCTTCCGCGGATACACCCTCTCGCTGGTCGTGTCCCAGCCCGCCAACGTCGACGCGCTCGTCGGTGCCGCCCTCGACGCCGGCGCCACCACGCTGAAGCCGCCGTCGAAGAGCCTGTGGGGCTACGGTGGCGCGATCCAGGCACCGGACGGCGTCATCTGGACGATCGCGTCGTCCTCGAAGAAGAACACCGGTCCGGCGAGCCGGGAGTTCGACGACATCGTGCTCCTGCTCGGCGTCGACAACGTCTCCGCGACCAAGCAGTTCTACATCGGCCACGGCCTGACCGTGACGAAGAGCTTCGGTAGCAAGTACGTCGAATTCGCGGCCCCGGACGGCCACGTGAAGCTCGCGCTGTACAAGCGCCGCGCGCTGGCCAAGACCGCTGGTGTCTCGCCGGAGGGCTCGGGCTCCCACCGGATCGTCGTCAACAGCGACGCCGGATCGTTCACCGACCCGGACGGGTTCGTCTGGGACGTCGCGCCGGTGTGAGGCCGCCGTCGGAGGCCGCGCGGTTGTCTCTGCGGGCGAGACGATCAGAGCCGCGCGAGCGAGTACCGGACCCCGGTGAGTCGTTCGGACCGCGCCCACAAGTCGGCAGCGAGTTCTGCGTTCCGGGAACTGCGACTGGTCCGGACGGTCGTCGGATGGCCACGACGCTGCAGCAGCCCGTCCGGCCCGACGCAGACGCCATCGAGACCGGGCACGGTCGCCGCGTAGAGGATGGGCAGCGCACCCATCCGGGGCGACTGCGCGGGCCCGCCGGCCAGGATCTTGCCCTGCAGCGACCGGTCCCGTCGCTGCCCTTCGGTCGCGGCGACGCCCGGGTGCGCCGCGACCGAACCGGTGCTCCGACCGGCCGCGGACAATTGCCGGTCCAGTTCGTAGGCGAAGAGCAGGTTCGCCAGCTTCGACTGCCCGTACGCTAGCCAGCGCTGGTAGCGGCGACGTTCCCAGTTCAGGTCGTCGTCGATCCGGCCGAGCCGGTGCAGACCACTGGAGACGGTGACCACCCGGTCGCGCACCCGGTCGAGCAGCAAGCCGGTGAGCGCGAACGTCCCGAGATGGTTGGTGCCGAAGTGCCCCTCGAACCCGTCCGTGGTCGTGCCTTTCGGCACGCCCATGACACCGGCGTTGTTGATCAGCACATCGACGTCGTCCGCGACGCCGTCGGCGAACGCGCGCACCGAGGAGAGATCGGCCAAGTCCAGCGTGCGCACCTCGGTATCCCCGACGATCGTGTCGGCCACCGCGCGTGCCTTACCCGGGTCGCGGCAGGCGAGCACGACCCGCGCGCCCGCTCCGGCGAGCACCCTGGCTACCTGGGCGCCGAGCCCGCTGTTCGCTCCGGTGACGATCACCGTCGTACCCGTCCGATCGGTGACGTCGTCCGCGGTCCACTTCGTCATCTCGCGCTCCTCGGCCAGTAGTTGTGTCCACTCGCAGGTCCACGATCGCGCCCGGGCCCGCCCGGCGCGTCGTCCGGCGGGTGGCACCGCGGCTACGCCCAGCGCGGCAGGAGCGGGCACCCCGTACCGCGCGGGGCGCACGCGCGCGGGAACCGGAGCGTTCCGGCGCGCGTCGAAGGCTCATGATCCGGACCGCGTTCGTCGTCCTGGCCGCTCTCGTGCTGACCGGCTGCACGGAACGATCGGACTCGACCCTCACGCCCGCCACCCACGCCGCCTCGCCGGGAACCAGTCTGATCGGCAAGTCGTTCGAAGCCGTCGAGGTGACCGAGGACGGCGCCCGGCGGCCGCTCGTCCGCGGCACCACGCTCGAGGTCCGCTTCGGCGCGGACGGCTCGGTCGAGATGGAGGCCGGCTGCAACCGGCTCAGCGCCCCGGTCACGATCGGTCGCTCCCGGCTCGACGTCGGGCAGATCATTCAGACGGACAAGGGCTGCAGGGGTGTGCTGCATGCGCAGGACGACTGGCTGGCCGACTTCTTCGGCGGCGACCCGTCCTGGCGTCCGGAGGACACCGAGGTCGTGCTCGAACGCGGCACGACGACGATCCGGCTGGCGGTACCTCCGCCCGTGCGCCCGGAGGCGATCGTCGGCCGGAAGTGGGTGATCTACGGCCTGATCGACTCCGGGACCGAGGGCGGCATCCAACCCGGGTTCCAGCCGGACCTGAACTTCGACGGCTCGTACGTCACCGGAGACACATCGTGCGCCCAGCTGAGGGCTCCGGCGAGCGTCGGTGCGGGCACCATAGAACTGGGCACCGTCCGGCTGACCTCGGTGAGGCCGTGCCCCAGCGGGGGCGACGCCATCCACACCGCGATCATGGGCGTACTCGGCGGGGGCGCGACGCTCACCGTGACCCTCGAGGACCGCACGCTTCGCCTCATGTCCGGCGACAAGGGCCTGCTCCTGAAACCACGGTGACCGGCCGTCCGCCCGCGTTTGGCGGCGGCTCGGACCGGCAACGAGCGTGCCATGTGGACCACGGAGCACATGGGAACCGGCCGGATCGTCCGTCGCGCGATCGTGCTGGCGGCCGCCGGAGCCTTCGTCGCAGGCCTCGCGATCGTGGTCGAAACGCTGCGCAACCCGGACGTGAGTACGTCCGACGTGATCTGGGCGATCGTCCGCGGCCTCGTGTTCGCCTCCCTGGCCGCCGCGTGGGAGCCGTTGGCGCGACGGTTCGACCTCATGCAGCTTCCGAAACGGTCCGCCGAGCCGACCCGGGCCCACACCGTGGTGCTCAGCCTGATCGCTGTCGTGGCGCTCGTCGGACTGGGGTGGCTGATCGCCCAACCGGACGCGTCCGCGCTTCGGCGTACCGGCCTGCTCCTGGTAGCGGCGGGAGGAGCGCTGAGCGTCGGCATCGTGAGCCGTCGCCTACTGGGCCGGCGTGCCGCACGTCGGTCACCGTGCTGAGCGCCTGACCGTCAGGACACCGCGTCGAACCTGACGTCGTGTGACGCATCGGGTTCGAGGAATGCGAGCAGGTCGAGCCCTTCCGCCGTCGCGGCGTCCCGGTCGGCGGTGGACAGCGGCAGGAACGTCCGTACGACCAGTGTGGCATCGCCGCGGGTCTTCTCGACCGTCCACGCCGCCGCGGTGACACCGTCGACGAGCACGGGGTGCGGTACCGGCCCGTGCGGCGTCACCGCCTTGGTGCGGAACTCCTCGGAGACGAATCGGCCGCGGTCCTTGTGTGAGAGCAGCAGGTTGTCGAAGTCGTACAGGAACCGCACGGGTGCCGGCGTGTCCGGATCGGGACGCGGGGCGTCGGGCAGGTCGAGGTACCCGCCGGCGAACTCGACCAGCCGGAGCCGCTCGACGATCTCGCTCAACTTCGTGAGCCCGCACCACATCTGGATGTCCTGGACCGTCGCCGGTCCGTACGCGGCCAGGTACCGCAGCACCAACGTCTCCAGCGACGCGGTCCGTGCCGGCGCGTCGACCCATTCGTCCAGCGGCGCGTGCGTCGTGCGGCCGCTGCGTTTCCACACTCCCCGCGGCGGGATCTGCACCACCGGCAGAAGGTTGCGCACCGTGTACGCGAGCGCCGCGGCATCGTTGTCGGGCCACCGCTCCAGCAGCGCCTCGCCGAGCTCCGCCGGGGTGCGCGGCCGCTCGGCCAGGATTTCGTGGCCGGCCGCCACGACCGCGTCGGTGTCGAGCCCGCGCGTCCAGCGCCCGTGGGTGCTGTTGCGGAACAGGTCCCGGTCGAGTGCCGGCTGCACGAGCGGGCGCAAGGCCACCGCATCGGCCGCGCTGACGAAGTGGATCGTCGAACGCATCAACGCCATCCGCACCGCCCGGCGCGAGGTGAGCAGATCGGCCACGTCGGCGGGCGGGCATCCGGCGACACGCGCCCACAGACCGACGTACCAGGTATGCGGCGTCTGCGCCTGGAGGCCGACGAGGTGCTCGGTCACCTCCAGCGGCGGCAGCCCGGTCCGCCGCAGCAGGAACTGCCGCGCCAAGGTGGCCCGGTTCAACGCCCGGTGATCGAGCACGCTCATCGGCGTCCCCTCTCCTGGTTGTCGCGTACCTACTGGTTGTTACGGAAGAACTCGCGCATGTCGGCGACCAGCGTCGCCGGCGCATCGTGCGCGGAGTAATGGCTACCTTCGTCGTAGTACCGCCACGAGACGATGTTCGCGTGGTCGCGTTCGCCGAGCGCGCGGATCGACTGGAAGTCGTACTTGAAGTTGGCCAGCCCCAGCGGGACCGTCGTCGGCCCCTCCGGCTTGTCGGACGCGTGCCGGTCCTCGAAGTACAGCCGCGCCGCCGATCCGGCCGTGTTCGTGAACCAGTAGATGCTCACGTTCGTGAGCACGAGGTCGG
This genomic window from Cryptosporangium minutisporangium contains:
- a CDS encoding oxidoreductase: MTKWTADDVTDRTGTTVIVTGANSGLGAQVARVLAGAGARVVLACRDPGKARAVADTIVGDTEVRTLDLADLSSVRAFADGVADDVDVLINNAGVMGVPKGTTTDGFEGHFGTNHLGTFALTGLLLDRVRDRVVTVSSGLHRLGRIDDDLNWERRRYQRWLAYGQSKLANLLFAYELDRQLSAAGRSTGSVAAHPGVAATEGQRRDRSLQGKILAGGPAQSPRMGALPILYAATVPGLDGVCVGPDGLLQRRGHPTTVRTSRSSRNAELAADLWARSERLTGVRYSLARL
- a CDS encoding META domain-containing protein — protein: MIRTAFVVLAALVLTGCTERSDSTLTPATHAASPGTSLIGKSFEAVEVTEDGARRPLVRGTTLEVRFGADGSVEMEAGCNRLSAPVTIGRSRLDVGQIIQTDKGCRGVLHAQDDWLADFFGGDPSWRPEDTEVVLERGTTTIRLAVPPPVRPEAIVGRKWVIYGLIDSGTEGGIQPGFQPDLNFDGSYVTGDTSCAQLRAPASVGAGTIELGTVRLTSVRPCPSGGDAIHTAIMGVLGGGATLTVTLEDRTLRLMSGDKGLLLKPR
- a CDS encoding winged helix DNA-binding domain-containing protein, producing MSVLDHRALNRATLARQFLLRRTGLPPLEVTEHLVGLQAQTPHTWYVGLWARVAGCPPADVADLLTSRRAVRMALMRSTIHFVSAADAVALRPLVQPALDRDLFRNSTHGRWTRGLDTDAVVAAGHEILAERPRTPAELGEALLERWPDNDAAALAYTVRNLLPVVQIPPRGVWKRSGRTTHAPLDEWVDAPARTASLETLVLRYLAAYGPATVQDIQMWCGLTKLSEIVERLRLVEFAGGYLDLPDAPRPDPDTPAPVRFLYDFDNLLLSHKDRGRFVSEEFRTKAVTPHGPVPHPVLVDGVTAAAWTVEKTRGDATLVVRTFLPLSTADRDAATAEGLDLLAFLEPDASHDVRFDAVS